In Pseudoxanthomonas sp. SE1, the genomic stretch ACCGATACGGCGTGCTGCTGGTGTTCGCCAATGTGCTGGCGCTGTCGCTCGGGCTGCCCGTGCCCGCCATGCCGACCTTGATCCTCGTCGGCGCCGGCCTGGCGTTGCAGCCGGAGGCGATGTGGCTGCCGCTGCTGGGCGTGCTGGCCGTCTCCGTGCTGGCCAGCCTGATCGGCGACGGCGTGTGGTTCTACGCCGGCCGCCGCTATGGCAACCGCACGCTGCAGTCGCTGTGCCGGCTGTCGCTGTCGCGCGACACCTGCATGAAGCGCACCGAGCGCTTCTACGGCCGTTTCGGCATCCGCATCCTGTCGGTGGCGAAGTTCATCCCGGGGCTGTCGATGGTGTCCGTGCCGCTGGCGGGCGCGATGCAGGTGCGGCTGCCGCCGTTCCTGCGCTACGACGGACTGGGTGCGACGCTGTGGGCCGCGCTGGGCCTGGGGTTGGGCGTGGTGTTCGCTCCCCAGGTGGAAACGGTCATCGACACGCTGTCGCAACTGGGGACCGGTGCAGGCGTGGTCATCGGCGCGCTGCTGGCTGCCTATGTGGGCTGGCGCTGGTGGCGTCGGCGTTCGCTGTTGAGGTCGCTGGAAGCGGCACGGATCGATCCGCCGGAACTGGAGGCACTGGTCCAGGCGGGCCCGCCGCCGGTGGTGTTCGACATCCGCGCGCCCGGTTTCCGCGATGTGGACCCCTACGTCATCCCGGGTGCGGTGTTCGCGGACGAACGCCAGCTCGACGGCATCCTGGCCACGTACCCGCGCGAGGGCAAGATCGTCATCTACTGCGCCTGTCCCGACGAGGTGTCGGCCGCCTGGATGGCGGCAAGGCTGCGCAAGGCGGGCTTCCGCGATGTGTTGCCGTTGCGGGGAGGGATCGATGCCTGGCGGAGCGCGGGCTACCGGGTGGAGCGCATCGGCGGCTGAACCCGCGCGCCGGGATCAGTGCTCGATGCACACCCGGTTGCGACCTTCGCTCTTGGCGCGGTACAGCGCCGCGTCGGCGGCGGCCATCATACGGCTCACGGTGTCGCGATCAGGCGTCAGCGCGGCGATGCCGATGCTGACGGTGATCCGCTGGGCTTCACCACCGGGCCGGAACACCACCGCTTCCACGGCCTCGCGGAGGCGCTCGGCGAAGCCGTAGGCGGCCTCGGGCCCGCATTCGGGCAGCAGTACGGCGAACTCCTCGCCGCCGATCCGCGCCGCGGCGTCGTCGTTGCGCACGTGCCGCCGCACGAGGGTGGCGATCTGCTTCAGCACGAGGTCGCCGGAGATGTGGCCGTAGCGGTCGTTGATCGGCTTGAACAGGTCCACGTCGATGATGCACATCGTCAACGCGCGCTGGTGCCGCATGGCGCGCGCGATCTCCTTCTCCACCGTTTCGATGAAGTGGCGGCGGTTGTACATCTCCGTCAGGGCATCGTGGGTGGCGAGCTGGTAGATCTCCTCGTGGTAGCGCGCTTCCACGCTGCTGTGGCTGATGAACTTGAGGATGCTTTCGCCCAGCGTGATGTGGTCGCCGTCCACCAGCGCCGCCTCGGTCACCGGCATGTCGTTCAGCCGGGTGGTGTTGGTGGCGCCGAGATCGCGCACCCAGTAGGTATCGCCGTTGCGCCAGATCTCGCAGTGCACGCGCGAGACGCTGTTGTGCGGGATATGCAGGTCGGTTTCCTGCGAACGCCCCACGCGCACCGGTTGGGCATCGATGTCCGCGCGCCGGCCCAAGCCTTCGCCATGGATCACCACCACGCACGCCGAACGCGGCGCGTGCGGACGCGGGCCATCGCTCAGGATGGTCCGTTGCGTGGTGGGCGGATCGTGGAAATCCCGGGGCATGCGTGTGCTGCTGGCAGGTGCGGGTCCGAGTGTAACGGATCGGTCCGTCAACTCACGCTTCCGCTACCATGGCCGGGCGCACCGGGGACAGTGGCATGACATCGCAACCTTACGACGACCTCGCACCCACCGAGAGCCTGGCCACGCGCCTGCAGGACGCGCCCACCGCGCCCGACGGGACGCTCGCGCCGGGTGCACGGCTGGGGCGTTACCGCATCGAAGGGCTGCTGGGTCGGGGCGGCATGGGCGAGGTCTACCGTGCCGCGCAGCTGGAACCGGTCCGCCGCGAGGTGGCGTTGAAGCTGATGCGCGCGCAACGCCTGCAGGCGCGCCATCTGGCGTACTTCGAAGTGGAGCGGCAGGTGCTCGCGCAGATGCGCCATCCGGCGATCGCGCAGATCTACGACGCCGGCGCGACCGAAGAAGGCTTCCCGTTCTTCGCGATGGAGCTGATCGAAGGCACCCCCATCACGCGCTACTGCCGCGACCAGCGTCTGTCGCTGGATGCCCGCGTCGCGTTGCTGATCCGCGTCTGCGAGGGCGTGCAGCACGCGCACCACAAGGGCGTGGTGCATCGCGACCTCAAGCCCGGCAACCTGCTGGTGGACACCCTGGACGGCAGGCCGGTGCCGAAGATCATCGATTTCGGCATCGCGACCACCGCGTCGCTGGCGGGCGATGCCGTGCTTGAACGCGCGGGAACGCCGGAGTACATGAGCCCCGAGCAGGCGCAGGGCGATCCGCGCGAAGTGGATACCCGCAGCGATGTGTACTCACTCGGCGTGGTGCTGTGCGAACTGGTGACCGGCGTGCGGCCGGAAGCCGTGGGCGAGACTTGGTCCGCGGAGACGCCCACGGCCGTCGCGCCGTCGTCGCGGCTGGCGGGGCTGCCGGCCGAACAGGCACGCGAAATGGCGCAGGAGCGGGGGCTTTCGCTCGCGCGGATGCGCGATCGCCTGCGCGGCGACCTGGACTGGATCGTGCTGAAGGCCATGCAGCACGAGCGCGACGCCCGCTACGATTCGGCTGCGGCCCTGGCAGACGATCTGCAGCGCTACCTGGATGACCGGGTGGTCTCCGCGGTGCCCGCCAGCCGTGGCTACGTGTGGCGCAAGTTCCTGCGCCGCCACCGCGCTGCGGCCGTCGCGGCCGGCGTAGCGCTGGTGGCGCTGCTGGGCGGACTGGGGCTGTCGCTGTATGGGCTGCAACAGGCGCAGATGCAGCGCAGCGTGGCGGAGGCCCGCAGCGCGGAACTGGAAAAGGTGGCGGCCTTCCAGCAGTCGATGCTGGAAGGGATCGACATCGAGACCATGGGCGTGGGCCTGGCGGAGGGTCTGGTCCGGCAGGTCGGCAGCCTCGATCCGTCGGCAGCCGAGGCGTTCGGCGCCACGCTGGCGAAGACCAGCACCGGCGACCTGGCGCGCGACCTCGTGGACCGGCAGTTGCTGGCGAACGCCGAAGATGCGATCGCGCGCGATTTCGCGGATCAACCCGACGTGGCGGCCAGCCTGCGCGAGTCGGTGGGGCACGTGTACGCCGCCATCGGCCGCCATGACAAGGCGGCGGCGCACTTCGCGCATGTGGCGGACTACCGCAGCACGGTGCTGGGCGAAGGTGCGCAGGAAACCCTGCGCGCGCGGCGTGACCAGGTGCAGGCGCTGCTGGAAGGCGCCCATGTCGACCAGGCGGAGGCGGTGTTGCAGAAGGCGCTGCCGCGCGCGTTCGCATTGCCGGTCAACGACCGCGTGCGGGTGAAGCTGGAACTCGCGCAGGCGCAGGTGATCTCCGCACGTGGCGACCGGCCGCGCGCGAAGGGCGTGGTGCAGGCCGTGCAGGAGCGCCTGCTGGCCAGCGTGGGCGAGGGCGACCCGGCGACGCTGGAAGCCACCAACGACCTGGCGGCCGTGCAGCGCAACCTGGGCGAACTGCCCGAGGCGCGCGCCAACATGGAGAAGGTGGTCCGGCTGCGCACGGCCACGCTGGGTGCTGACCACGAGGAAACGCTTTCGGCGATGGGCAACCTCGCGGTGCTGCGCATCATGAATCGCGAAAAGGATGCCGCCATCGCGATGCAGCGGGACCTGACCGGACGCTACACGCGCAAGCTGGGCAGCGAACACCCGGTCACCCTGCAGGCGCGCAGCACGCTGGCCACGATGATGGTCGACGCAGGCCAGGCCGATGAGGCGCTGCCCCTGCTGAAGGACGCGCTGGCCGCGCGCGAACGCGTGCTGGGCCGTGATCATCCGCAGACCGTGCGCACCCGGCTCAACCTGGCGACCGCGCATGCACGCCTGAAGGACTATGCCGCCGCGTTGCCGCTCGAGGAGCAGGTGATCACCGTACGCAGCCGCGTGCTGGGGCCATCGCACCCGGACACGCTGTCGATCCTGGTCAATCATGCCGGCACGCTGCTCAATGCGAAGCAACCCGAGGCCGCGCTGCGCCTGCTCGGCGACATCCAGCCCCTGGCGCTGAAGGTGCTGGGCGACAAGCACCCGCAGGCGCAGCTGACGATGGTCATCCGTGCCGAAGCGCTGCGCACCACCGGGCGCACGCGCGAGGCGCTGGAGGAATACCTGAAATTGTTCGCCCTGCGTCGCGCGGTGCTGGGCGAGACGCACGTCGAGACGCGCACGGCGGCCTGGAACCTGATCGACACCTACCGTGAGCTCGGGCGCGGCGCCGAGGCCGACGCGCTGCACCGGCAGTACATCGCACCGCTGCTCGCAGCGGATCCCGAGACGCTGGACGATGCCGATACCGAGTTCGTCGACCGTTATCGCGAAGGAAAGCGGCCCGGCAAGCAGACCTGAGAACGCCCGGCCTCACTCGCCTGGCTTGGCCGCCGAACTGGAGGCTTCCGACGCCGCGCGGCGCGACAGCACGGCTTCGCGGTGGGCGATATAGGCATTGGCGCCAAAGATGATGCCGGCGCCCAGCAGCGTCCAGGTATCCAGCGTCTCGTCGAACAGCAACCAGCCGAACACCGCGACCACCGGCAGCTGCATGAAGCTGATCGGCGTCAGCGCGGAGACCTCGCCCAGCTTCAACGCGCGCGTCCACAGCATGTGGCCGCCGGTGCCGAGTACGCCGGCCGCGACCACCCATACCCAGGTGATGCCCTGCGGCCATTCCCACACCGCCAGCGCCGGCAGCAACGACATCGGTACCCACAGCAGCGTGGTGTAGATGACGATGCGGTCGGCCGGTTCGGTGTGCGAGAGCTGCTTGATCTGGATCGCCACCAGCGCGCTCATCACCGCCGCGAGCACGGCGATCAGCGCATCCGCGGTGAAGGCCGACGTGCCCGGCCGCACGATCACCAGCACGCCGATGAAGCCGAGTACCACCGCCGTCCAGCGACGCGCGCGCACCTGCTCGTTGAGCATTGCGGCGGCAGCGATGGTGACGAACAGCGGGGTGGAATAGGACAGCGAGACGGCCTGTGCCAGCGGCAGGTGGCCGATGGCCCAGAAGCCGGCCAGCATCGAGCAGATGCCGATCACGCAACGGAACAGGTAGCGCGGGAACTGGGTGGTCTTCAGGAAGCCGGGACCATGGCGCAGGATCAGCGGCGCCGCCGCGAGCAGTCCGAAGAAGTTGCGGAAGAACGCGATCTCGAACGTGTGCAGCGTGGCCGAGGCCAGGCGGATCGCCACCACCATCAGCGCGAAGAACACCGTGCTGCCCAGCATCAGCACGGCGGCGCGGTAGTGGGCGGGCAGGGTGGGCATCAGCGGCGGGAACCGGCCCCTTCCCCCGCACGCGGGGGAAGGATGGGATGGGAGCGAACGAAGTAACGGACGTCGAACCCACCGCTGATCCGTGGCGACACGACAAGCCGCGGCGGTCGAGTCCGTCGCGCAGACCGCAGGGGACTGGCTTCGGTCCGCCCCCACCCCAACCCTCGCCCGTGAACGGGGGAGGGAGCGGGTTCAAGGGCGCCGATGCGCATCATCGCGGGATTACCAGCTCGCCCCGATGAGCTTCGGCTCCGGCTCGATGGCCACGCCGAAGCGCGCCTGCACCGACGCCGCGATCTTCCTTGCCAGCGCCAGCAACTGCGCGCCGGTCGCCGCGCCATGGTTGACCAGCACCAGTGCGTGCGCGGCCGATACACCGGCATCGCCGTCGCGATGCCCCTTCCAGCCGCAGGCTTCGATCATCCAGGCCGCCGACAGCTTGCGGTTGTGTCCTGCATCGCCGCGGAACACGGGCAGGGTGGGGTAATCGACCAGCAGTGCTTCGGCCTGCGCCTGCGACACGATGGGGTTCTTGAAGAAGCTGCCGGCATTGCCGATCACGGCCGGATCGGGCAGCTTGCGGCGACGGATGCGGACTACGGCATCGCCCACGTCGCGTGCGGTCGGCGCGACGATGCCCATCGCGCCGAGTTCCTCGCGGATGCCGGCGTAGTCCAGGCGCAGGGACGGCGTGCGCGGCAGCAGGAATTCGACCGCAGTCACCAGGTAGCGGTCAGGCGCACGCTTGAACACGCTGTCGCGGTAGGCGAAGGCGCAGGCTTCGCGGTCCAGTCTTGCGCGCACGCCATGGTGGCGGTCGAACGCTTCGACGATATCGATGAACTCGCCGACCTCGGTGCCATAGGCGCCTATGTTCTGGATGGGCGAGGCCCCCGCGGTGCCCGGGATCAGCGCCAGGTTTTCCAGTCCGCACAGGCCCTGTTCCAGCGTCCAGACCACCAGCGGATGCCACGGCACGCCGGCGTCGGCGCGCACGCGCACGCGCTCGCCATCGTCGGACACGATGCGGGTCGAGCGGGTCGCGAGGCTGATCACCGCGCCCGGCGCATCGCCTGCGAACAGCAGGTTGCTGCCGCCACCGATCACCAGCGTTTCCGCACCGGAGACCTGCGGCAGGGCAAGCACCTCCTCCAGCGCGGCCACATCGTCCACTTCGACCAGCCACGGCGCTGCGGCAGGCACGCCGAAGGTGTTGCGCTCGCGCATCGATGCGTTCGCGGTGACGCGGTATCCGGTGGTCATTCCGGGGCTACCGGACCACCGCTGGGGGCTTCGCGGCGGCGGCGGATGGCTTCCACGCATTCGCGGACCAGCTCCGGCCCGCGGTAGACCAGTCCCGTGTAGCACTGCACCAGCGAGGCGCCGGCGGACATCTTCGCCACCGCATCGGCACCGGACAGGATGCCGCCCACGCCGATCAGCGGGATGCTGTGCGGCAGACGCGTGCGCAGGCGGCGCAGCACCAGCGTGGCCTGGCCCATCAGCGGCGCGCCGGACAGGCCACCGGTCTCGCGCGCGTGGGGATGGTCCTGCACGCTCAGGCGGGAGACCGTGGTGTTGGTAGCGATGACGCCATCCACCTGCATGTCGCCCAGCACGCGCGCCACGGCATCGATGTCGCTGTCCGACAGATCCGGGGCGATCTTCACCAGCATCGGCACGCGCTTGCCGTGCTGCGCCGCCAGGTCTTCCTGCGCTTCGCGCAGGGTGCCGATCAGCTGGCGCAGCGCCTGTTCTTCCTGCAGTTCGCGCAGGCCGGCGGTGTTGGGTGAGGAAATGTTGACGGTGATGTAGTCCGCCAACGGATAGACGCGTTCCAGGCAGTACAGGTAGTCGGACGCGGCACGCTCGTTGGAGGTGTCCTTGTTCTTGCCGATGTTGATGCCCAGCAGGCCACGGTCGCGGCGCGCGGCTTGGACATTGCGGATCAACGCATCGACGCCGTCATTGTTGAAGCCGAGCCGATTGATGACGGCCTGGTGCTGCGGCAGGCGGAACATGCGCGGCTTCGGATTGCCGGGCTGCGGCTTGGGCGTGACCGTGCCGATTTCGACGAAGCCGAAACCCAGCGCGAACAGCGCATCGATGTGCGCGCCATTCTTGTCCATGCCGGCGGCCAGGCCCACGGGATTGGGAAAGGTCAGGCCCATGACCTTGGTGGGCATGGGGGTGATCGGGCGCGCCACCAGCGGCGTGGTGCCGGTGCGGTAGGCAAGGTCCAGTGCCTTCAGGCCCATGCCATGGGCGGTCTCGGCATCGAGGCCGAAGAGGAAAGGTCGGGCGAGGGAATACATGGAGGCGGGCGGGTTCAGTTCAGCGTCGCCAGCCAGGCCATCCCGCCCAGGAACAGGAAGATCACCGCGATGCCGACCACCCACAGCAGCGCCGACACCCAGCCAAGGATCAGTCCGCCGATGGCCATGCCGTCGCCTTCCAGCGTGCCGGCGCTGCGGCGGATTTCCGCGCGCGCCATGTGGCCGGTGACGATGGCCACGAGCGTGCCGATGAAGGGCAGCAGGGTCCAGCCGAGGATGCCCGACACGAGGCTGGCGATGGCGAGGCTGCTGGTGGTGCGGGCTTGGTTCATCAGGGGCTCCGTGCAGGGGTCAGGGAGGCGATGGCGCTGGATCGGGCAGGCAAAAAAACGCGCCGCCCGTAAAAGGTGGCGCGATTATCCCAGATGCTGGCCCGTTCGGGGCAGCCGGCATGCGGGCACGCCGGCTGCCTTGCGGATCAAAGGTCGAACTTGATGCCCTGCGCGAGCGGCAGCGAGTCGGAGTAGTTGATGGTGTTGGTCTGGCGGCGCATGTAGACCTTCCACGCGTCCGAACCGGACTCGCGACCGCCACCGGTTTCCTTCTCGCCACCGAACGCGCCGCCGATCTCGGCGCCGCTGGTGCCGATGTTGACGTTGGCGATGCCGCAGTCGCTGCCGGCCGCCGACAGGAACTGCTCGGCCGCCTTCAGGTTCTGGGTGAAGATCGACGACGACAGGCCCTGCGGCACGGCGTTCTGCATGTCGATGGCTTCGTCGAGGGTCTTGTACTTCATCACGTACAGGATCGGCGCGAAGGTTTCGTGCTGGACGACTTCATCGGAGTTCTTCAGGCCGGTGACGATGGCCGGCAGCACGAAGTTGCCCGGGCGGTCGATCGCGGTGCCGCCGGTCTCGACGGTGCCGCCGCTGGCCTTGGCCTTGGCGATGGAGTCCAGGAACTGCTGCACGGCGCCCTGGCTGTTGAGCGGGCCCATCAGGTTGGCCGGGTCCAGCGGATCGCCGATCTTGCCTTCCACCTGCTTGTACGCCTTGACCAGCGTGGACAGCACGGTGTCGTAGATGGATTCGTGCACGATCAGGCGGCGCGTGGTGGTGCAGCGCTGGCCGGCAGTGCCGACGGCGCCGAACACGATGCCGGGCACGGCCAGCTTCAGGTCGGCGGTTTCGTCCAGGATGATGGCGTTGTTGCCGCCCAGTTCCAGCAGGCTGCGGCCCATGCGGCGCGCGACGCGCTCACCGACGGTGCGGCCGACCTGGGTGGAGCCGGTGAAGCTGATCAGCGGGATGCGCTTGTCGTCGACGAACTGCTGCGCCAGCTCGACGCCAGCATCGTTGATCAGGAAGAAGATGTCCGGGAAGCCGCCGGCCTTCAGCGCTTCGTTGCAGATCTTCATGCTGGCGATCGCGGTGAGCGGCGTCTTGTTGGACGGCTTCCAGATGCAGATGTCGCCGCAGATCGCGGCCAGGAACGAGTTCCACGCCCACACGGCGACCGGGAAGTTGAACGCACTGATGATGCCGACCAGGCCGAGCGGCTGGTACTGCTCGTACATGCGGTGGCCAGGGCGCTCGGAGTGCATGGTGTAGCCATACAGCATGCGGCTCTGGCCCACGGCGAAGTCGGCGATGTCGATCATCTCCTGCACTTCGCCATCGCCCTCGGGCTTGCTCTTGCCCATTTCCAGCGCGACCAGCGAACCCAGCGCATCCTTGTGCCTGCGCAGCGCTTCGCCGCACAGGCGCACGGCTTCGCCGCGACGCGGTGCGGGGGTGGTGCGCCACACCTTGAAGGCGGCCTGGGCGCGTTCGACGATCTTCTCGTAGTCGGCCTGGCTGCTGGCGTGCACTTCGGCGATCACCTCGTTGGTGGTCGGGTTGATCGACTGCAGCAGGCCGGCATCGGTGGTCGTGGACCACTCGCCACTGCCGAGGTAGGTACCGGAGTTGGTGGTGGCGAGGCCAAGGGCCTTGAGGAGGTCAGCAGGCATGGAAGCTCCAGGGTCATTGCGCGGGATGCCGCCGAACGGGGTGCGGCACCGGAAGAGGAGCGGAATTCTACCAGAGCGGGCCGGGCGGACCGCGCGTAAGCCTGTGTTTTTCCAATGGTTCTTGCGCAAACAGGCGCTTGCGGGCGCAGCCGTTGATCCGCTGCCGGGGTTTGTTCGGTTCGCCGACTGGCGATGAAGGCGTTCGGCGATTCGCCGAGCGGGCGGTGTGGCGCCAGGGTGTCGGCATGTGAAGGAAGATGGTGACCCCGGCGCGATTCGAACGCACGACCTGTCCCTTAGGAGGGGACCGCTCTATCCAGCTGAGCTACGGGGCCATCGGCGGCGATTCTCGCACGAAGCGCTCTCGCGCACGACGCTCCCGTGCAGGGTATGGGTACCAGGGCGAGCATCCGCATGGCAGTGTGGCGGGTATACCCGTACGC encodes the following:
- a CDS encoding DedA family protein/thiosulfate sulfurtransferase GlpE, which encodes MQELVDRYGVLLVFANVLALSLGLPVPAMPTLILVGAGLALQPEAMWLPLLGVLAVSVLASLIGDGVWFYAGRRYGNRTLQSLCRLSLSRDTCMKRTERFYGRFGIRILSVAKFIPGLSMVSVPLAGAMQVRLPPFLRYDGLGATLWAALGLGLGVVFAPQVETVIDTLSQLGTGAGVVIGALLAAYVGWRWWRRRSLLRSLEAARIDPPELEALVQAGPPPVVFDIRAPGFRDVDPYVIPGAVFADERQLDGILATYPREGKIVIYCACPDEVSAAWMAARLRKAGFRDVLPLRGGIDAWRSAGYRVERIGG
- a CDS encoding GGDEF domain-containing protein; translation: MPRDFHDPPTTQRTILSDGPRPHAPRSACVVVIHGEGLGRRADIDAQPVRVGRSQETDLHIPHNSVSRVHCEIWRNGDTYWVRDLGATNTTRLNDMPVTEAALVDGDHITLGESILKFISHSSVEARYHEEIYQLATHDALTEMYNRRHFIETVEKEIARAMRHQRALTMCIIDVDLFKPINDRYGHISGDLVLKQIATLVRRHVRNDDAAARIGGEEFAVLLPECGPEAAYGFAERLREAVEAVVFRPGGEAQRITVSIGIAALTPDRDTVSRMMAAADAALYRAKSEGRNRVCIEH
- a CDS encoding serine/threonine-protein kinase; translated protein: MTSQPYDDLAPTESLATRLQDAPTAPDGTLAPGARLGRYRIEGLLGRGGMGEVYRAAQLEPVRREVALKLMRAQRLQARHLAYFEVERQVLAQMRHPAIAQIYDAGATEEGFPFFAMELIEGTPITRYCRDQRLSLDARVALLIRVCEGVQHAHHKGVVHRDLKPGNLLVDTLDGRPVPKIIDFGIATTASLAGDAVLERAGTPEYMSPEQAQGDPREVDTRSDVYSLGVVLCELVTGVRPEAVGETWSAETPTAVAPSSRLAGLPAEQAREMAQERGLSLARMRDRLRGDLDWIVLKAMQHERDARYDSAAALADDLQRYLDDRVVSAVPASRGYVWRKFLRRHRAAAVAAGVALVALLGGLGLSLYGLQQAQMQRSVAEARSAELEKVAAFQQSMLEGIDIETMGVGLAEGLVRQVGSLDPSAAEAFGATLAKTSTGDLARDLVDRQLLANAEDAIARDFADQPDVAASLRESVGHVYAAIGRHDKAAAHFAHVADYRSTVLGEGAQETLRARRDQVQALLEGAHVDQAEAVLQKALPRAFALPVNDRVRVKLELAQAQVISARGDRPRAKGVVQAVQERLLASVGEGDPATLEATNDLAAVQRNLGELPEARANMEKVVRLRTATLGADHEETLSAMGNLAVLRIMNREKDAAIAMQRDLTGRYTRKLGSEHPVTLQARSTLATMMVDAGQADEALPLLKDALAARERVLGRDHPQTVRTRLNLATAHARLKDYAAALPLEEQVITVRSRVLGPSHPDTLSILVNHAGTLLNAKQPEAALRLLGDIQPLALKVLGDKHPQAQLTMVIRAEALRTTGRTREALEEYLKLFALRRAVLGETHVETRTAAWNLIDTYRELGRGAEADALHRQYIAPLLAADPETLDDADTEFVDRYREGKRPGKQT
- a CDS encoding DMT family transporter, translating into MPTLPAHYRAAVLMLGSTVFFALMVVAIRLASATLHTFEIAFFRNFFGLLAAAPLILRHGPGFLKTTQFPRYLFRCVIGICSMLAGFWAIGHLPLAQAVSLSYSTPLFVTIAAAAMLNEQVRARRWTAVVLGFIGVLVIVRPGTSAFTADALIAVLAAVMSALVAIQIKQLSHTEPADRIVIYTTLLWVPMSLLPALAVWEWPQGITWVWVVAAGVLGTGGHMLWTRALKLGEVSALTPISFMQLPVVAVFGWLLFDETLDTWTLLGAGIIFGANAYIAHREAVLSRRAASEASSSAAKPGE
- the murB gene encoding UDP-N-acetylmuramate dehydrogenase; amino-acid sequence: MTTGYRVTANASMRERNTFGVPAAAPWLVEVDDVAALEEVLALPQVSGAETLVIGGGSNLLFAGDAPGAVISLATRSTRIVSDDGERVRVRADAGVPWHPLVVWTLEQGLCGLENLALIPGTAGASPIQNIGAYGTEVGEFIDIVEAFDRHHGVRARLDREACAFAYRDSVFKRAPDRYLVTAVEFLLPRTPSLRLDYAGIREELGAMGIVAPTARDVGDAVVRIRRRKLPDPAVIGNAGSFFKNPIVSQAQAEALLVDYPTLPVFRGDAGHNRKLSAAWMIEACGWKGHRDGDAGVSAAHALVLVNHGAATGAQLLALARKIAASVQARFGVAIEPEPKLIGASW
- a CDS encoding quinone-dependent dihydroorotate dehydrogenase; protein product: MYSLARPFLFGLDAETAHGMGLKALDLAYRTGTTPLVARPITPMPTKVMGLTFPNPVGLAAGMDKNGAHIDALFALGFGFVEIGTVTPKPQPGNPKPRMFRLPQHQAVINRLGFNNDGVDALIRNVQAARRDRGLLGINIGKNKDTSNERAASDYLYCLERVYPLADYITVNISSPNTAGLRELQEEQALRQLIGTLREAQEDLAAQHGKRVPMLVKIAPDLSDSDIDAVARVLGDMQVDGVIATNTTVSRLSVQDHPHARETGGLSGAPLMGQATLVLRRLRTRLPHSIPLIGVGGILSGADAVAKMSAGASLVQCYTGLVYRGPELVRECVEAIRRRREAPSGGPVAPE
- a CDS encoding DUF4190 domain-containing protein; translation: MNQARTTSSLAIASLVSGILGWTLLPFIGTLVAIVTGHMARAEIRRSAGTLEGDGMAIGGLILGWVSALLWVVGIAVIFLFLGGMAWLATLN
- a CDS encoding aldehyde dehydrogenase family protein, translating into MPADLLKALGLATTNSGTYLGSGEWSTTTDAGLLQSINPTTNEVIAEVHASSQADYEKIVERAQAAFKVWRTTPAPRRGEAVRLCGEALRRHKDALGSLVALEMGKSKPEGDGEVQEMIDIADFAVGQSRMLYGYTMHSERPGHRMYEQYQPLGLVGIISAFNFPVAVWAWNSFLAAICGDICIWKPSNKTPLTAIASMKICNEALKAGGFPDIFFLINDAGVELAQQFVDDKRIPLISFTGSTQVGRTVGERVARRMGRSLLELGGNNAIILDETADLKLAVPGIVFGAVGTAGQRCTTTRRLIVHESIYDTVLSTLVKAYKQVEGKIGDPLDPANLMGPLNSQGAVQQFLDSIAKAKASGGTVETGGTAIDRPGNFVLPAIVTGLKNSDEVVQHETFAPILYVMKYKTLDEAIDMQNAVPQGLSSSIFTQNLKAAEQFLSAAGSDCGIANVNIGTSGAEIGGAFGGEKETGGGRESGSDAWKVYMRRQTNTINYSDSLPLAQGIKFDL